The Sorangiineae bacterium MSr11367 genome window below encodes:
- a CDS encoding carboxypeptidase-like regulatory domain-containing protein: MKRGSTWLIGFLAACAATLVLAPGCGSDNESSFNDRTQDGGLGDENHGGNFGEGGQPGTDARPCTGLCQQQVQCPNGGDTTVTGIVYDPAGKVPLYNVVVYVPNAPVEPIQTGASCDRCDGKLYSGNPLTGVQTNAKGEFKIPNMPVGKDIPLVIQLGKWRREIKIPLVSACTNTALADKNQTRLPRTRAEGNIPLMAITTGGADSMECLPLRMGIDISEFTSKGGEGRVHLYKGEDLLEEEDPDERAYSTSGFRAGFGDGKAFPKSTDLWNTVDALKKYDMVILSCEGGRNTKSKPPAARQALYDYESMGGRVFASHWHEYFFSEGPDAVKKTGGWNFEAPEVEGKTHMSTIRTDFPKGAAFADWLQNVKATTTKGQLAIKDARAVLASVKPVATEWSEVPHYPDAAKTSDPAAVQLMSYNAPIGATDDQVCGRAVFTDMHVSSGATQDIAGKQGTQFPAGCQGFGKPGSFTSVDLSPQEKALEFMLFDLSSCISNDHEPPPPIIVH, translated from the coding sequence ATGAAGAGGGGATCAACGTGGCTTATCGGCTTTCTTGCGGCTTGTGCAGCCACGCTTGTGCTCGCTCCAGGCTGCGGTAGCGACAACGAATCGAGTTTCAACGATCGAACCCAAGACGGCGGATTGGGCGACGAGAACCACGGCGGCAACTTCGGCGAGGGCGGACAGCCCGGCACGGACGCACGGCCGTGCACCGGTTTGTGCCAGCAGCAGGTGCAATGCCCGAACGGGGGCGACACCACGGTGACCGGCATCGTCTACGATCCTGCCGGCAAGGTTCCTCTCTACAACGTCGTCGTGTACGTGCCCAACGCGCCGGTGGAGCCGATCCAAACGGGCGCCTCGTGCGATCGATGCGATGGAAAGCTCTATTCGGGCAACCCGCTCACCGGCGTCCAGACCAATGCCAAGGGTGAATTCAAGATTCCCAACATGCCCGTCGGCAAGGACATCCCGCTGGTGATCCAGCTGGGCAAGTGGCGGCGCGAGATCAAGATTCCGCTGGTCTCGGCCTGCACGAACACCGCCCTCGCGGACAAGAATCAAACGCGTCTGCCGCGCACCCGGGCGGAGGGGAACATCCCGCTCATGGCCATCACCACGGGTGGGGCGGACTCCATGGAGTGCCTGCCGCTGCGCATGGGCATCGACATCAGCGAGTTCACCAGCAAGGGAGGCGAAGGCCGCGTCCACCTTTACAAAGGCGAAGACCTCCTCGAGGAAGAGGATCCGGACGAGCGCGCCTATTCCACCTCGGGTTTCCGCGCGGGATTCGGAGACGGCAAGGCCTTCCCGAAGTCGACGGACCTATGGAACACGGTGGATGCGCTCAAGAAGTACGACATGGTGATTCTCTCGTGCGAGGGCGGCCGAAATACGAAGAGCAAGCCACCGGCCGCACGCCAAGCGCTCTACGACTACGAGTCGATGGGCGGCCGCGTCTTCGCCTCGCACTGGCACGAGTACTTCTTCAGCGAGGGTCCCGACGCGGTGAAGAAGACGGGCGGGTGGAACTTCGAGGCGCCGGAGGTGGAAGGCAAGACGCACATGTCCACGATCCGCACCGACTTCCCCAAGGGTGCGGCCTTCGCCGACTGGCTGCAAAACGTGAAGGCGACCACGACGAAAGGGCAGCTCGCCATCAAAGACGCGCGTGCGGTGCTCGCCTCCGTCAAACCGGTGGCCACGGAATGGAGCGAGGTGCCGCACTACCCCGACGCAGCCAAGACGAGCGACCCTGCAGCCGTCCAGCTCATGTCCTACAACGCGCCCATCGGCGCCACGGACGACCAAGTCTGCGGCCGCGCGGTCTTCACCGACATGCACGTCTCCTCCGGCGCCACGCAAGACATCGCCGGCAAACAGGGCACGCAGTTCCCCGCGGGTTGCCAGGGCTTCGGCAAACCGGGTAGCTTCACCAGCGTCGATCTGTCCCCGCAGGAAAAGGCCCTGGAGTTCATGCTCTTCGACCTATCGTCGTGCATCTCCAACGACCACGAGCCTCCGCCGCCGATCATCGTGCACTGA
- the preA gene encoding NAD-dependent dihydropyrimidine dehydrogenase subunit PreA has protein sequence MADLSIDFAGIKSPNPFWLASAPPANSGEQIMRAFDAGWGGAVWKTLGDPIVNVSSRFGALDYGGQKVMGFTNIELISDRPLEDNLREVREVKKRYPKHAVVVSVMTETRDDWRVLIRRCEDAGADGLELNFGCPHGMCERGMGSSVGQEPRLLEEITSWAKEFAKTPVLVKLTPNVGDILEPGRAGVRGGADGLSLVNTFKSIISVDLDRMVPEPRVGMDSTNGGYCGPAVKPIALHMVASLARDPRIGIPLSGIGGISNWRDAAEFIALGCTSVQVCTAVMHYGFRIVEDMIDGLSNYLDEHGMKSVNDLRGRAVRQFREWGELDLGYQIVARIDSNKCIGCQLCVSACHDGAHQCIFTGTEDRARPPHAHAPHAIAKAPRPQVIGAVAGDRVPWVDEPECVGCNLCALVCPVPGCITMEQTSAPTGDTWNRRVEEGRNKVPGGIHEF, from the coding sequence ATGGCCGATTTGAGCATCGATTTCGCGGGCATCAAGAGCCCGAATCCGTTCTGGCTTGCCTCCGCACCGCCGGCGAACAGCGGCGAACAGATCATGCGCGCCTTCGACGCAGGGTGGGGCGGCGCGGTCTGGAAGACCTTGGGCGATCCCATCGTGAACGTCTCCAGCCGCTTCGGCGCGCTCGATTACGGCGGGCAAAAGGTGATGGGCTTCACCAACATCGAGCTCATCTCGGATCGCCCGCTCGAGGACAACCTGCGCGAGGTGCGCGAGGTCAAAAAGCGCTACCCGAAGCACGCGGTCGTCGTCTCGGTGATGACCGAGACGCGTGACGACTGGCGCGTGCTCATTCGCCGCTGCGAGGATGCGGGCGCGGACGGGCTCGAGTTGAACTTCGGCTGTCCGCACGGCATGTGCGAACGCGGCATGGGGTCGTCCGTCGGGCAGGAGCCGCGGTTGCTCGAGGAGATCACCTCGTGGGCGAAGGAGTTCGCCAAGACGCCGGTGCTGGTGAAGCTCACGCCGAACGTGGGCGACATTCTGGAGCCGGGGCGCGCGGGCGTGCGTGGTGGCGCCGACGGCCTGTCGCTGGTCAACACGTTCAAGAGCATCATCTCGGTCGATCTGGATCGCATGGTGCCCGAGCCGCGCGTCGGCATGGACTCGACCAACGGCGGCTACTGCGGCCCCGCGGTGAAGCCGATTGCGCTGCACATGGTGGCCTCCTTGGCACGCGATCCGCGCATCGGCATTCCGCTGAGCGGTATTGGAGGCATCTCCAATTGGCGCGATGCTGCGGAGTTCATCGCCCTCGGTTGCACCAGCGTGCAAGTCTGCACCGCGGTGATGCACTACGGCTTCCGCATCGTCGAGGACATGATCGATGGCCTGAGCAACTACCTCGACGAGCACGGCATGAAGAGCGTGAACGATCTTCGCGGTCGCGCCGTGCGGCAATTCCGCGAGTGGGGAGAGCTCGACCTCGGGTACCAAATCGTCGCGCGCATCGATTCCAACAAGTGCATCGGTTGTCAGCTCTGCGTCTCGGCCTGCCACGACGGTGCACACCAGTGCATTTTCACGGGCACCGAAGATCGAGCGCGCCCGCCGCACGCCCACGCCCCGCATGCCATCGCGAAGGCGCCGCGGCCGCAGGTCATCGGCGCCGTTGCGGGCGATCGCGTTCCCTGGGTCGACGAGCCCGAGTGCGTCGGCTGCAACCTGTGCGCCTTGGTCTGCCCCGTGCCGGGGTGCATCACCATGGAGCAAACCTCCGCACCCACGGGCGACACGTGGAACCGCCGTGTGGAAGAAGGTCGCAACAAAGTTCCCGGCGGCATTCACGAGTTCTAG
- a CDS encoding amidohydrolase family protein, whose protein sequence is MKSAPLLGLVLLPALAACGSSPPAAPAPSVASAAPPITAPAPKADTKVIRRSVTVLSRKAGGNVITTHSDGSAEFAYQYINNGRGPKVDGHWKVAADGTLASFEAKGTHTQKNPIDESFSIETRGGKTRARWKSVEEQGEKEFTGPAFYIPIAPVPEVTELLFAALQKHGGKLALLPEGEARLERFGTATVRAGDQEKRLVAWGISGLDFLPQYLWAEEDGTLFGFAGTWWWYFPEGWEGANDTLVAAEKTFDAKRETDQVARFAHRPPAEGIVFQHARVLDVAKKRWLPDHAVTVVGGKIVAFGPSKGAKVPKGAEVVDLTGKALAPGLWEMHAHLGREEGMLDIAAGVTTARDLGNDPDFVDELKKHFDEGTAVGPHVLRSGFIEGRGAGAAGSKITATTEEEAKAAVDFYAKRGWEGIKIYNSIKPELVPLLTRRAHEKKMRVSGHIPAFMRAEDAVRAGYDEIQHMNMLFLNFFVEKDTDTRSLLRFTLVADKAPSFDIASKPAQDFIKLLRERKTVVDPTLNVFEEQFLGRPGQIVPSYTSLVERLPLQVQRGYLTRGLKVPEGKDEHYKQAFGKMLQMAKALHDAGVPIVAGTDAGGGLHLHHELALYTRAGIPTGDVLQLATLGSARVMGRDKTSGSIAVGKDADFFVVDGDPLERIEDLRKITTTVRAGVVYPAGDLHEAMGVKR, encoded by the coding sequence ATGAAATCCGCGCCCCTTCTTGGTCTCGTGCTGCTTCCAGCGCTTGCAGCGTGTGGTTCGTCCCCGCCCGCTGCACCGGCTCCGAGCGTCGCAAGCGCGGCGCCGCCCATCACCGCCCCCGCCCCCAAGGCCGACACCAAGGTCATCCGTCGGAGCGTCACCGTGCTCTCGCGCAAGGCGGGAGGCAACGTCATCACGACGCACTCCGACGGAAGTGCGGAGTTTGCGTACCAGTACATCAACAACGGGCGCGGCCCCAAAGTCGACGGGCACTGGAAAGTCGCGGCGGATGGCACCCTGGCCTCGTTCGAGGCCAAGGGCACGCACACCCAAAAGAATCCCATCGACGAATCCTTTTCCATCGAGACCCGCGGGGGAAAGACACGCGCCCGGTGGAAGAGCGTCGAGGAACAGGGCGAAAAGGAATTCACGGGCCCCGCGTTCTACATCCCCATTGCGCCGGTGCCCGAAGTCACGGAGCTCCTCTTCGCGGCGCTGCAGAAACACGGCGGCAAGCTGGCGCTTCTGCCCGAAGGCGAGGCACGGCTCGAACGCTTCGGGACCGCCACGGTGCGCGCCGGCGATCAAGAAAAGCGCCTCGTGGCCTGGGGTATCTCTGGGCTCGACTTCCTTCCGCAGTATCTCTGGGCAGAGGAAGACGGCACGTTGTTCGGTTTCGCCGGTACGTGGTGGTGGTACTTCCCCGAGGGTTGGGAAGGCGCGAACGACACGCTGGTGGCGGCCGAAAAAACGTTCGACGCCAAGAGGGAGACCGACCAAGTCGCGCGATTCGCGCACCGGCCACCGGCCGAGGGAATCGTGTTCCAGCACGCTCGGGTGCTGGACGTCGCGAAGAAGCGTTGGCTGCCCGATCATGCCGTGACGGTGGTTGGCGGTAAAATCGTGGCATTCGGCCCGTCGAAGGGCGCGAAGGTCCCCAAAGGGGCCGAGGTGGTCGACCTCACGGGGAAGGCTCTCGCGCCAGGCCTCTGGGAGATGCACGCCCATCTGGGCCGAGAAGAGGGCATGCTGGACATCGCCGCCGGCGTCACCACGGCGAGAGATCTCGGCAACGATCCGGACTTCGTCGATGAACTGAAGAAGCACTTCGACGAGGGCACCGCCGTGGGACCGCACGTGCTGCGTTCCGGCTTCATCGAAGGCCGCGGTGCGGGTGCGGCCGGTTCGAAAATCACGGCCACGACCGAGGAAGAAGCCAAGGCCGCCGTCGACTTCTATGCCAAGCGCGGTTGGGAAGGCATCAAGATCTACAATTCGATCAAGCCCGAGCTCGTGCCGCTCCTGACGCGACGGGCGCACGAAAAGAAGATGCGCGTGAGCGGCCACATCCCCGCGTTCATGCGCGCCGAAGACGCCGTCCGCGCGGGGTATGACGAGATTCAGCATATGAACATGCTGTTTCTGAACTTCTTCGTCGAGAAGGACACGGACACGCGAAGCCTATTGCGATTTACGCTGGTCGCCGACAAAGCGCCCTCGTTCGATATCGCTTCGAAACCGGCCCAAGACTTCATCAAGTTGCTGCGCGAGCGGAAGACGGTGGTCGATCCCACGTTGAACGTGTTCGAGGAGCAGTTCCTCGGTCGTCCGGGGCAAATTGTGCCCAGCTATACATCGCTCGTTGAACGGCTGCCGTTGCAGGTTCAGCGCGGATACCTCACCAGAGGCCTGAAGGTCCCCGAGGGCAAGGACGAGCATTACAAGCAAGCGTTCGGCAAGATGCTTCAGATGGCCAAGGCGCTGCACGATGCCGGCGTCCCCATCGTCGCGGGCACGGACGCGGGCGGCGGGCTCCATCTGCACCACGAGCTCGCCCTTTACACGCGGGCGGGCATTCCGACGGGCGATGTCCTTCAATTGGCCACCCTGGGCTCGGCGCGGGTGATGGGGCGCGACAAGACGTCGGGCTCCATCGCCGTGGGCAAGGATGCGGACTTCTTCGTCGTCGACGGCGATCCGCTGGAGCGCATCGAAGACCTTCGCAAGATCACGACCACCGTGCGCGCGGGTGTGGTGTACCCCGCTGGCGACCTTCACGAGGCCATGGGTGTGAAGCGCTGA
- a CDS encoding NPCBM/NEW2 domain-containing protein, with protein MIWSNLGVVLGVVAGGGLLAECGDGGSAASGPEIRQPESLEVSASARRPPRHFGPPVMGWNSWNTFGCSINESLIKQVADVLVSSGMRDAGYEYVSLDDCWMQNRDEDGTILANPTTFPSGMKALAEYVHGKGLKLGLYSTNYTLTCAGRSTKNPRPWLVGSLGHEEQDAATYASWGIDYLKYDNCDGPHDSFVAMHDAIERIAAKTGKRIYLDLHYVTRPDAFLHTPDGWRATALGNAARIASDIKNDWTSVARIIDTARIAAPAYNLPWFHNDMDALEVGRGVLTAEEDRSHVSIWAIMSAPLIAGNDIRTQSAETLALLTNPEVIAIDQDASNFGASEIATANAPAETHILAKPLKEPGARAVALLNEGTAPAAMAVRFADLGLDEAESVLVRDVWARQDVGSFHSSYTTTVPPHGTTLLRIVGKEPVFEGIVPLGSVHWAHATSNRIDTATGISNVAIDRAPPSPVTPPPPPASMSIAGVKYAKGFGILGAPTQLAWRTNRRCSTFTSYVGVDDGSKAWGAVSFEVWGDGRQLYDSGIMQHGNPAKHITVDIRDVSMLRLIVVGRTGGEINDLIGRSGGSSVFDGSDWAEPQLKCHSR; from the coding sequence ATGATCTGGAGCAACCTCGGAGTCGTGTTGGGCGTAGTGGCCGGTGGCGGGCTGTTGGCGGAATGCGGCGATGGCGGGAGCGCGGCGTCGGGGCCCGAGATTCGCCAGCCCGAGTCGCTCGAGGTTTCGGCATCGGCACGTCGGCCGCCGCGGCACTTCGGCCCCCCCGTGATGGGGTGGAATTCGTGGAACACGTTCGGCTGCAGCATCAACGAGAGCTTGATCAAGCAAGTCGCCGATGTGCTGGTTTCCAGCGGCATGCGCGATGCCGGATACGAATACGTGAGCCTCGACGATTGCTGGATGCAAAACCGTGATGAAGACGGCACCATCCTCGCGAATCCCACTACGTTCCCCAGTGGCATGAAGGCCCTCGCCGAATACGTGCACGGCAAAGGGCTCAAACTCGGTTTGTATTCGACGAATTACACATTGACCTGTGCCGGCCGTAGTACGAAGAATCCACGGCCCTGGTTGGTGGGGAGCCTCGGCCACGAGGAACAGGACGCGGCTACATACGCGTCTTGGGGGATCGATTATTTGAAATACGACAACTGCGACGGTCCTCACGACAGCTTCGTCGCCATGCACGATGCCATCGAGCGCATCGCCGCGAAAACGGGAAAGCGAATCTATCTGGATTTGCACTACGTCACACGGCCCGACGCCTTTTTGCACACCCCCGATGGTTGGCGTGCGACGGCGCTGGGGAACGCGGCGCGCATTGCATCCGACATCAAGAACGATTGGACCAGCGTCGCGCGCATCATCGACACCGCCCGCATCGCCGCCCCCGCGTACAACTTGCCGTGGTTTCACAACGACATGGATGCCCTGGAGGTGGGGCGTGGCGTATTGACCGCAGAGGAAGACCGCTCGCACGTCTCGATCTGGGCCATCATGTCCGCACCGCTCATTGCGGGAAATGACATTCGCACCCAATCGGCGGAGACTCTGGCATTGCTCACCAATCCGGAGGTCATTGCCATCGATCAGGATGCGTCGAACTTCGGTGCCTCCGAGATTGCAACGGCGAACGCGCCCGCGGAGACGCACATTCTGGCGAAACCCTTGAAGGAGCCGGGCGCGCGTGCCGTGGCTCTTCTCAATGAAGGCACCGCCCCTGCCGCCATGGCCGTGCGCTTTGCCGATTTGGGTCTCGACGAGGCGGAAAGCGTCCTCGTTCGCGACGTTTGGGCCCGTCAGGACGTCGGTAGTTTTCATTCATCGTACACGACGACCGTTCCCCCGCACGGGACCACATTGCTTCGAATCGTCGGCAAGGAGCCCGTCTTCGAGGGCATCGTGCCCCTTGGTTCCGTGCATTGGGCGCACGCTACATCCAATCGAATCGATACCGCCACGGGCATTTCGAACGTTGCCATCGACCGGGCACCGCCCTCGCCGGTGACCCCGCCTCCGCCTCCGGCCTCGATGTCCATCGCCGGGGTGAAGTATGCAAAGGGTTTCGGCATCCTCGGTGCGCCAACCCAACTCGCGTGGCGCACCAATCGACGGTGCTCCACCTTTACGAGCTACGTGGGCGTCGACGATGGCAGCAAAGCATGGGGGGCTGTGAGCTTCGAAGTATGGGGTGACGGCCGCCAGCTCTATGACAGCGGTATCATGCAACACGGCAACCCGGCGAAGCACATCACCGTCGACATCCGCGATGTCTCCATGCTGCGACTCATCGTCGTCGGACGAACCGGAGGTGAGATCAATGATCTCATCGGCCGTTCCGGTGGAAGCAGCGTCTTCGACGGCTCGGACTGGGCCGAACCCCAATTGAAATGCCACTCACGGTGA
- a CDS encoding DUF4157 domain-containing protein, with the protein MSSGRMLMQRSTPAVASRVAREPNAAHLRRATLDSESAVPGGEPYAGRGFAHDFSAVPAHGTPFTFRKQESNVPSDVQPVQRACAACSGGASPCPTCDEESTQQLSVQRTALRASALPTDDRGPKAGPTRIHAAAARGTSGPSGSLPFLEQIQRSFGRHDVSQVRAHRDSAAAAGAAAMGAEAFATGNHVAFAGNPSLRTAAHEAAHVIQQRGGVQLHGGVGQEDDAYERHADAVAELVVQGKSSEALLDAYAGDSPAGPSRPVVMRKELFSSTVNICRRLLKSRDFKVSQGGLAVSIEAFWHGPEDGASSCASHRSHPYNVTLSQSGLLRDPDYGTCEFDPQRSSTRIWKNLPPSADYYLTIWTNNTNPNCCLDGDIRVSEDANLTGESCTVIPDSALEILHGALDIAGLIPALGAIPDGINAGIYLIEGDWTNAGLSAAAMVPIFGEGVTLTKRGIRVTRAAISKAGKETIEQGLKNAVKEGEKLAEKGAKEAEKAALEAEKVAKKEGAEKAAKEGTGKGAKEAEKEADEAAKKDKKEKNKGGKWTCYGHSAVLQIPSALPEFPCPFDGQYVDGPPMSAPSEDAACLAAKHAFNAMMPRGCRPKHLACRCTKR; encoded by the coding sequence ATGTCATCTGGCCGAATGCTCATGCAAAGGTCGACACCCGCAGTCGCGAGCCGTGTCGCTCGGGAGCCCAACGCCGCGCACCTTCGCCGTGCCACCTTGGATTCCGAGTCGGCCGTGCCGGGGGGCGAGCCATATGCTGGGCGAGGCTTCGCGCACGACTTCTCCGCGGTGCCGGCCCATGGCACTCCGTTCACCTTCCGCAAGCAAGAGTCGAATGTCCCATCCGACGTTCAGCCAGTCCAGCGCGCCTGTGCGGCGTGCAGCGGAGGGGCCAGCCCGTGTCCGACCTGCGACGAAGAATCGACGCAGCAGCTTTCCGTTCAGCGCACCGCCCTTCGTGCTAGCGCGCTCCCGACGGACGACAGGGGCCCGAAGGCCGGGCCCACGCGAATCCATGCCGCGGCCGCGCGAGGTACGAGCGGACCGAGTGGGTCGTTGCCCTTCTTGGAGCAGATCCAGCGATCGTTTGGGCGGCACGACGTATCGCAGGTCCGAGCACATCGAGATTCGGCCGCCGCGGCGGGGGCCGCTGCCATGGGCGCGGAGGCCTTTGCCACCGGAAATCACGTGGCGTTTGCCGGGAACCCGAGTTTGCGCACGGCGGCTCACGAGGCCGCGCACGTGATTCAGCAACGCGGTGGCGTGCAGCTGCACGGCGGCGTCGGGCAAGAGGACGATGCATACGAGCGACACGCGGATGCCGTCGCGGAGCTCGTCGTGCAAGGCAAATCGAGCGAGGCGCTGCTCGATGCCTATGCGGGTGATTCCCCAGCCGGGCCTTCTCGGCCCGTGGTGATGCGCAAAGAGCTTTTCTCGAGCACGGTGAACATCTGCCGCCGTTTACTGAAATCGCGTGATTTCAAGGTGTCGCAAGGAGGATTGGCAGTAAGTATCGAAGCCTTTTGGCACGGCCCCGAAGACGGGGCTTCGAGTTGTGCGTCGCATCGCAGCCATCCTTACAACGTCACTTTGAGCCAATCGGGACTCCTCCGCGACCCCGACTACGGCACGTGTGAGTTCGACCCGCAACGTTCGAGCACACGCATCTGGAAGAACCTGCCGCCGTCCGCCGATTATTATTTGACGATTTGGACGAACAATACGAATCCGAATTGTTGTCTCGATGGCGACATCCGAGTCTCCGAAGACGCGAATCTCACCGGGGAGTCTTGCACGGTAATCCCGGACAGCGCGCTGGAGATTCTCCACGGTGCGCTGGACATCGCCGGATTGATTCCCGCTCTTGGAGCCATTCCCGATGGCATCAATGCCGGCATTTACCTCATCGAGGGCGATTGGACGAATGCTGGACTCTCCGCTGCAGCGATGGTGCCCATCTTCGGTGAAGGTGTCACCCTGACGAAGCGGGGGATACGAGTTACCCGAGCCGCCATCAGCAAGGCGGGCAAGGAGACCATCGAACAAGGCCTGAAGAATGCTGTGAAAGAGGGCGAGAAACTCGCCGAAAAGGGGGCAAAAGAGGCTGAGAAGGCGGCGTTGGAGGCCGAGAAGGTCGCAAAAAAAGAGGGGGCCGAGAAGGCGGCGAAGGAAGGGACCGGGAAAGGCGCGAAAGAGGCGGAGAAGGAGGCGGACGAGGCCGCAAAGAAGGATAAAAAAGAAAAGAACAAAGGAGGAAAGTGGACCTGCTATGGTCATAGTGCCGTGCTGCAAATACCAAGTGCGTTACCGGAGTTTCCATGCCCGTTCGATGGCCAATACGTCGATGGCCCTCCCATGAGTGCTCCGAGTGAAGACGCCGCTTGTCTCGCGGCGAAGCATGCGTTCAACGCCATGATGCCGCGCGGATGCCGCCCCAAACACCTTGCATGTCGATGTACGAAGCGATGA
- a CDS encoding prohibitin family protein, whose amino-acid sequence MRFLRSLGAFFRKIGVLSRAAAWATVLGILETVGTERGRRVLAVAAFVLGAGGLMLLRPIRSIPPGEIGVRANRLTGGVSTLREGWAFDVPLLHELRLFPLRDQIYRSERSAHADAEAPFQTVEGLSIGVEVSVRYALDPAKVVAVAERPADVGRELVEPTVDGVLHRTFAKHTVREIFSEKRSDIQKELEDQLKPQLIPDGILLRSVFIGAVDLPKEYRAGLESMLAEELSSEKMRYTLELKDKQVREAALEADADKVKREKAAEAAGLEEIIAAKSRAEAMKHVLPFKEKEIEQKRLEAEATKVARVKQAEGEADARRIEAAGEADSRRKLAEAEAFRIDATGKAQSAQLERDSALIAKNPLLIQKTVADKLSDKVQVIIAPPQSGFFANGLLGQQPPPSQASAKAPSQGQE is encoded by the coding sequence ATGCGCTTTCTGCGATCGTTGGGTGCGTTCTTTCGCAAAATAGGTGTCCTGTCGCGCGCCGCGGCATGGGCAACGGTACTTGGTATTCTCGAAACCGTCGGAACCGAACGAGGGAGGCGCGTGCTCGCCGTCGCGGCGTTCGTCCTTGGCGCCGGGGGCCTCATGCTTCTGCGCCCCATACGCTCGATTCCGCCGGGTGAAATCGGCGTTCGCGCCAACCGCCTCACCGGCGGCGTCTCCACGTTGCGCGAGGGATGGGCCTTCGACGTCCCGCTCTTGCACGAGTTGCGACTTTTCCCGCTTCGCGACCAGATTTACCGCTCCGAACGAAGCGCCCACGCCGATGCCGAGGCGCCCTTCCAAACCGTCGAAGGCCTCTCGATTGGCGTCGAAGTCTCGGTCCGATATGCGCTGGATCCCGCAAAGGTCGTCGCCGTCGCCGAGCGCCCCGCCGACGTCGGACGCGAGCTGGTCGAGCCCACCGTCGACGGCGTCCTGCACCGCACCTTCGCCAAGCACACCGTGCGCGAGATCTTTTCCGAAAAGCGCAGCGACATTCAAAAGGAGCTCGAGGACCAGCTCAAACCGCAACTGATCCCCGACGGCATCCTTCTGCGCTCGGTGTTCATCGGCGCGGTGGATCTTCCCAAGGAATACCGGGCCGGCCTGGAATCGATGCTCGCCGAAGAGCTCTCCTCCGAGAAAATGCGGTACACTTTGGAGCTCAAAGACAAGCAGGTCCGCGAGGCGGCGCTCGAGGCGGACGCCGACAAGGTCAAACGCGAGAAGGCCGCGGAGGCCGCCGGCCTGGAGGAAATCATCGCCGCCAAATCGCGCGCGGAAGCGATGAAACATGTGCTGCCCTTCAAGGAGAAGGAAATCGAGCAAAAGCGGCTCGAGGCAGAGGCTACGAAGGTGGCGCGGGTGAAGCAGGCCGAGGGCGAGGCCGATGCGCGGCGCATCGAGGCGGCGGGCGAGGCGGATTCACGCCGCAAGCTCGCCGAGGCCGAGGCCTTTCGCATCGATGCCACCGGCAAAGCGCAATCGGCGCAGCTGGAACGCGACTCGGCGCTCATCGCGAAGAATCCGCTTTTGATCCAGAAAACGGTGGCCGACAAGCTGTCGGACAAGGTGCAGGTCATCATCGCCCCGCCGCAGAGCGGATTCTTCGCCAACGGCCTCCTCGGGCAGCAGCCGCCGCCGTCGCAGGCCTCGGCCAAGGCCCCTAGCCAAGGACAGGAATAG
- a CDS encoding VOC family protein, with product MKNAVNWFEIAVNDLERAVKFYEAVLRIELRRETTEDLELAIFPSDAEGAGGALSLSRHRAPSPNGSLVYLNATGVLDEVLARIEPARGHVLLPKTDIGDPGFIALFSDSEGNVVGLHAPHDGPPGGASGERGS from the coding sequence ATGAAAAACGCGGTGAACTGGTTCGAGATTGCCGTGAACGATTTGGAGCGGGCGGTGAAGTTCTACGAGGCGGTGCTTCGTATCGAGCTCAGGCGGGAGACGACCGAGGACCTCGAGCTGGCGATTTTTCCGTCGGACGCGGAGGGAGCCGGTGGGGCGCTTTCGTTGAGCCGGCATCGGGCGCCGAGCCCGAATGGGTCGCTGGTGTATTTGAACGCCACGGGGGTGCTCGACGAGGTGCTCGCGCGCATCGAGCCGGCCCGTGGGCACGTGCTCCTGCCGAAGACGGACATCGGCGATCCCGGTTTCATCGCGCTTTTCAGCGACAGCGAGGGCAACGTCGTCGGCCTGCACGCGCCGCATGACGGGCCGCCCGGCGGGGCGTCCGGCGAACGAGGCTCTTGA